In Gadus macrocephalus chromosome 4, ASM3116895v1, the following proteins share a genomic window:
- the LOC132455281 gene encoding zinc finger protein 431-like encodes MVVHMRTNPREKPYGCDQCTKRFSGKVHLEIHMRTHTGEKPYKCDQCAKCSSQSGHLKRHMRTHTGEKPCKCDQCTKLFIRKDQLKIHMRTHTGEKPFKCDQCAKRFRQIGSLKRHMRTHTGEKPYKCDQCMKLFSLNCHLKSHMRTRTGKKPYRCDQCAMRFLTTSHLKTHMWTHTGEKPYKCDQCTKLFIRKDKLEIHMRTHTGEKPYKCDQCTKLFRQRGSLKRHMRTHTREKPYKCDQCTERFIYKACLKSHMKTHTGEKPDRSEQMHEALQSEKAPGGPHVLCILST; translated from the coding sequence ATGGTCGTTCACATGAGGACAAACCCCCGCGAGAAGCCGTacgggtgcgaccaatgcacgaagcgcttcagtggGAAAGTACACTTggagatccacatgaggactcacaccggagagaagccctacaagtgtgaccaatgcgcaaaGTGCTCCAGTCAAAGTGGACACCTGAAGagacacatgaggactcacaccggggagaagccctgcaagtgtgaccaatgtacGAAGCTCTTCATTCGGAAAGACcagctgaagatccacatgaggactcacaccggggagaagcccttcaagtgtgaccaatgcgcaaaGCGCTTCAGACAGATAGGCAGCCTGAAGagacacatgaggactcacactgGCGAGAAACCCTACAagtgcgaccaatgcatgaagctcTTCAGTCTGAACTGTCacttgaagagccacatgaggactcgcACCGGgaagaagccctacaggtgcgaCCAATGCGCAATGCGCTTCTTAACGACAAGCCACCTTAAGACCCACAtgtggactcacaccggggagaagccctacaagtgcgaCCAATGTACGAAGCTCTTCATTCGGAAAGACAAGCTggagatccacatgaggactcacaccggggagaagccctacaagtgcgaCCAATGTACGAAGCTcttcagacagagaggcagcctGAAGagacacatgaggactcacacccgcgagaagccctacaagtgtgaccaatgcacggaGCGCTTCATTTATAAAGCCtgcctgaagagccacatgaagactcacaccGGAGAGAAGCCCGACAGGTCTGAACAAATGCACGAAGCTCTTCAGTCAGAAAAGGCACCTGGAGGACCACATGTGTTATGTATTTTAAGCAcgtaa